Below is a window of Candidatus Leptovillus gracilis DNA.
GGTTGCAAGCGTTGGTGATGTGCAGCCAGGCGGTGAGGGTTTCGGGTTGAGCGGGTTGGGCGATTGGGGTTGTGGCGGCCGGCTGGATGAGTTGCTGGCGGGCCAGTTCAGCGTCTATCTCCTGGCTGAGGGGTTGGGGGTGGTGGACTCTTGCCAGCGCTGCCAGGCGGCCGGGTTGAGGACGCTGGGGCCGCTGGGAACGAGGGTTTGGGTGTAGCGGAGGGTGGGAAGGGAAACGGCCGTGTCGCCCGCGTCCTGGTCGCCCTTCTGGATGCCCCCCTCGACCTCCACCTCGGCTACCCTCAACCCTTGCGCCAGCGCGAATAGCAAAATAGTATCATGCGTCATGCGTGAAACATCACACGTCCTGGCGCACATACCTTGCTTTGCAAGGTATTTTTAGACCTGACAGGTCTTGCAAGACCTGTCAGGCCCTGATCAGGCGAAACGATTATTTGCGGAACAATTCCCGCACAACAATATTACGTTGAATCTGGCTGGTGCCCTCGTAAATCTGGAAGATTTTGGCGTCGCGCATCAGCTTTTCCACCGGGTATTCAGCCATATAACCATAGCCGCCAAACACCTGCACCGCGTCTGTCGCCACTTTCATGGCCGTGTCGGCCGCAAAAGCCTTGCCAAACGATGAAACCATCGTATCCGGCTGGCCGTTGTCCACCGCCCAGGCAGATTTCCAGACCAGCAGCCGCGCCGCTTCCAGGTCCATGGCCATATCGGCAATTTTGTGGCCGATGGCCTGATACTGCCAGATTTCTTTGCCCATGCTCAGGCGCTCTTTGGCGTACTTGACGGACTCTTCCAACGCCCGGCGCGCCACACCCAACGCACCAGCGGCCGTCGCCGGGCGGCTGCGGTCGAACACCTTCATCGCCGTGATAAACCCTGTGCCTTCCGCGCCCAAACGATGGCTTTCCGGCACAATCACATTATCGAAAACGACTTCGGCCGTATCGGACGCATGTTGGCCCAGTTTATCGAATGGCTGCCCCACGCTGACGCCGGCCCAATCCCGCTCCACCACAAAGCAGCTCATGCCCTTGTAGCGCACGGCCGGATCCGTATAAGCGAACACCGTGTAAAAATTAGCCACCGTCGCCCCGGTAATAAAGGTCTTGCTGCCATTGAGGACGTAATGGTCCCCCTCTTTGCGGGCGACGGTTTTGATGCCGGCCACGTCGGACCCCGCTTCTGGTTCGGTCAGACAGTAGGCAGCCATTTGGCCGTTCGCCAATCGGCCGCAATACGCATGCTTTTGTTCTTCTGTGCCGGCGATGAGGATGGGCAAAATCGCCAATCCATTGACGCCAATGGCCGTACTCATGCCGGAGCAGCCCCAGGCTAACTCTTCGGTGACAATGCACTCTTCCAGAAGGCTCAGCCCCAAACCACCATACTCTTCAGGGATATTCATTGTGGTCAGACCCAATTCCTGCGCCTGTTTGATAACCGGCCAGGCGTATTCGTGGGTTTTATCGTAATGCTCGGCTTTGGGGGCGATTTCGTT
It encodes the following:
- a CDS encoding acyl-CoA dehydrogenase family protein; the encoded protein is MSLNDGVSFGLTDEQREIQLLAREFARNEIAPKAEHYDKTHEYAWPVIKQAQELGLTTMNIPEEYGGLGLSLLEECIVTEELAWGCSGMSTAIGVNGLAILPILIAGTEEQKHAYCGRLANGQMAAYCLTEPEAGSDVAGIKTVARKEGDHYVLNGSKTFITGATVANFYTVFAYTDPAVRYKGMSCFVVERDWAGVSVGQPFDKLGQHASDTAEVVFDNVIVPESHRLGAEGTGFITAMKVFDRSRPATAAGALGVARRALEESVKYAKERLSMGKEIWQYQAIGHKIADMAMDLEAARLLVWKSAWAVDNGQPDTMVSSFGKAFAADTAMKVATDAVQVFGGYGYMAEYPVEKLMRDAKIFQIYEGTSQIQRNIVVRELFRK